Proteins encoded together in one bacterium window:
- a CDS encoding 3-dehydroquinate dehydratase, translating to MKILIINGPNLNKLDKRPADIYGKISLKDIEKIIVTRYPNHQIEFFQSNHEGELIEKIQSADETFDGLIINPGGFSHTSVAIKDALELCAIPKVEVHISNLAAREDFRNVMLTASSCNGYISGFREKGYLAAVYLIENINSD from the coding sequence ATGAAAATTTTAATTATTAACGGTCCAAACTTAAACAAGCTGGATAAACGACCTGCAGACATATATGGAAAAATTTCATTAAAAGATATCGAGAAAATCATAGTAACCAGATATCCAAATCATCAGATCGAGTTTTTTCAAAGCAATCACGAAGGTGAGCTAATTGAAAAAATTCAATCAGCAGATGAGACATTTGATGGTCTAATCATTAATCCAGGAGGATTTTCACACACATCTGTTGCAATAAAAGATGCTCTTGAACTTTGCGCAATTCCCAAAGTCGAGGTGCACATATCAAATCTGGCTGCCAGGGAAGACTTTAGAAATGTTATGTTAACTGCTTCAAGTTGCAATGGTTACATTAGTGGTTTTAGAGAAAAAGGTTATCTTGCAGCCGTCTATCTTATCGAAAACATTAATTCAGATTAA
- a CDS encoding MerR family transcriptional regulator, producing MRDLSIKKLYYSISEVSKITDIEQYVLRYWETEFEQLTPQKNRAGNRIYTNKDIRLILYIKELLREKKYTIEGAKKILENYEQDKKPIVEIKEKKIIEDTQPQVVMEKENFSVKEDLKEIKEFLKYLLTRI from the coding sequence ATGCGTGACCTTTCAATTAAAAAGTTATACTACTCGATCAGTGAAGTAAGTAAAATTACAGATATAGAGCAGTATGTACTCAGATACTGGGAAACCGAATTTGAACAACTAACTCCTCAGAAAAACAGAGCAGGTAACCGGATATATACTAATAAGGACATTCGGTTAATACTTTACATTAAAGAACTGCTGAGAGAGAAAAAATATACCATTGAAGGTGCAAAGAAAATTTTAGAAAATTATGAGCAGGATAAAAAACCGATCGTTGAGATTAAAGAGAAAAAAATAATTGAGGATACTCAACCACAGGTTGTAATGGAAAAAGAAAATTTTTCAGTTAAAGAAGATCTTAAAGAGATCAAAGAATTCTTAAAATATTTATTAACTAGAATATAA
- a CDS encoding amidophosphoribosyltransferase, which produces MQFSLQREKPTCNCGVFGIYGSPNASLETYYGLHALQHRGQEACGIVTKSISQKGNPVFSIHKGEGLVTEVFIDHEIFQNKLKGESAIGHNRYSTTGSSQSLKNIQPFIVNYRLGNLAVAHNGNLTNAREIREELVNEGSIFQTTSDTEVILHLIARSKLNDQVEQIKEALQKIEGAFSLVLMTDDKLVAARDPNGFRPLVIGKLNNSFIVTSETCAFDLISAEFIREVHPGEIVVIDDEAIKTGEIKSINIFDSVSSKKHCIFEYIYFSRPDSFIFGHNVDKMRRRLGKVLARNHPVFNEDDSKVIVISVPDSSNTTALGYQTELEKLGVNCKLEIGLIRSHYIGRTFIQPGQANREIGVKIKFNTVKGVLEGRTVVLVDDSIVRGTTSKQLVKLIRDANPKSIHLRISSSPITHPCFYGMDFPSKEELIAHNYQSNIKEIGKYLGVDTLEYLTIDEMLEAVSEAGRDNFCHACFSGKYPTDVDHKFKKEIYEI; this is translated from the coding sequence ATGCAATTTAGTCTTCAAAGAGAAAAGCCAACATGTAACTGTGGAGTATTCGGAATTTATGGCTCACCGAATGCATCACTCGAAACATACTATGGATTACACGCTTTACAGCATAGGGGACAGGAAGCTTGTGGCATCGTTACAAAAAGTATCAGTCAAAAAGGTAATCCGGTTTTTTCCATTCATAAAGGTGAAGGACTGGTGACAGAAGTTTTTATTGATCACGAAATATTTCAAAATAAACTTAAAGGCGAATCTGCTATTGGACACAATCGTTACTCAACTACAGGTTCATCCCAATCTTTAAAAAATATACAGCCTTTTATAGTAAACTACAGACTTGGTAATCTCGCCGTTGCACATAATGGAAATCTTACCAACGCACGCGAAATCCGTGAAGAGTTGGTAAATGAAGGTTCAATTTTTCAAACCACCAGCGATACAGAAGTTATTCTTCACTTAATCGCACGAAGCAAATTAAATGATCAAGTTGAGCAAATAAAAGAAGCTCTTCAGAAAATTGAAGGGGCATTCAGTCTTGTGCTTATGACAGATGATAAGCTTGTTGCAGCGAGAGATCCAAATGGATTCAGGCCTCTTGTAATTGGCAAGTTGAATAATTCTTTTATAGTTACATCTGAAACTTGTGCATTTGATTTAATTAGCGCAGAATTTATTCGGGAAGTACACCCTGGAGAAATTGTTGTAATTGATGACGAAGCAATTAAAACAGGTGAAATTAAATCCATCAATATTTTTGATTCAGTCTCATCTAAAAAACATTGCATATTCGAATATATTTATTTCTCAAGACCCGATAGTTTTATCTTTGGACACAATGTAGATAAAATGAGAAGACGACTCGGAAAAGTTCTTGCAAGAAACCATCCAGTGTTTAATGAAGATGATAGCAAAGTAATTGTAATTAGCGTACCGGATAGTTCAAATACAACAGCATTAGGTTATCAAACTGAATTAGAGAAGCTTGGAGTGAATTGCAAACTAGAAATTGGCTTGATCAGAAGTCACTATATAGGTAGAACATTCATTCAACCGGGACAAGCGAACAGGGAAATTGGTGTTAAAATAAAATTTAACACTGTAAAAGGTGTACTTGAAGGTCGAACCGTTGTGCTGGTCGATGATTCAATCGTAAGGGGTACTACATCAAAACAGCTTGTAAAATTAATCCGCGATGCAAATCCAAAATCAATTCACCTTCGGATTTCTTCTTCTCCGATAACTCATCCCTGTTTTTACGGAATGGATTTTCCAAGTAAAGAAGAACTGATTGCACATAATTATCAATCCAACATTAAAGAGATCGGAAAATATTTAGGAGTGGATACGCTGGAATATTTGACGATTGACGAGATGCTTGAAGCAGTTTCCGAAGCTGGGCGGGATAATTTCTGTCATGCTTGTTTTTCAGGAAAATATCCAACCGATGTTGATCATAAATTCAAAAAGGAAATATATGAGATTTAG
- a CDS encoding S8 family serine peptidase, whose product MRFSLFFLIILVLTISQFTSAQSTYFIKYKSNVSPSEIEQKVQMDKFLPDGAQLGTQSELRAVDFLAKGIAKSDEVLGRIVKVTFNDDVDESLMMQLQSLDENIEYVQKAITYQMNFVPDDSLVSQQWALSKIQAFDAWDKTQGADSVLLGIIDTGIDYLHPDLKNKIWQNPGETGNGKETNGIDDDNNGFVDDYRGWDFTDRVGFPFDSTGGDYLGWDNDPKDEQGHGTYISGIAGAQTNNFTGVAGVAPNIKLVNLRAFDPGGYGEEDDVAAAILYAVQMGVKVLNMSFGDYSFSYVLRDVVQYAYSKNLVLVGSSGNQNSPDPHYPSGYSEVISVGNSTQDDFRAGNSNYGSTLDMMAPGSQIITTARNNNYASISGTSAATPHVAAAAALILSLGDFTNEEVKQILKTTSDDIGEPGWDIYTGAGRLNLYRALTVIAPSVIKINHPRQDFATLDDELVINATVLSPLFSSYELDYGLGLNPSNWTSLIEQGSNQFSNENIFTINLTSLPDTVYCIRLVVSLNNGRTLEERANFFISRNPPLAELISTGPAFYGDKTTILAAIYTDEPTITRMYYRKPGEIDFNFITLDGFTTNNQFVKYLHYGFIPNSWLNRILLMKFILKPKILLVLRL is encoded by the coding sequence ATGAGATTTAGTCTGTTCTTTCTGATAATTCTTGTATTAACCATTTCTCAATTTACATCTGCACAGAGCACTTATTTCATCAAGTATAAATCAAATGTCTCACCTTCTGAAATCGAACAAAAAGTTCAGATGGATAAGTTTTTACCTGATGGTGCTCAATTGGGTACACAATCTGAATTAAGAGCAGTAGATTTTCTCGCAAAAGGAATTGCAAAGTCCGATGAAGTTTTGGGAAGAATAGTTAAAGTTACATTCAATGATGACGTTGATGAAAGTTTGATGATGCAGTTACAAAGTCTCGATGAAAATATTGAATATGTTCAAAAAGCAATTACATATCAGATGAATTTTGTACCGGATGATAGTCTTGTTTCACAGCAGTGGGCATTGAGTAAAATCCAAGCGTTTGATGCGTGGGATAAAACACAAGGTGCAGATTCCGTACTTTTAGGAATTATCGATACAGGAATTGATTACCTTCATCCTGATCTTAAAAATAAAATCTGGCAAAACCCGGGTGAGACCGGAAATGGTAAAGAAACAAATGGAATAGATGATGATAATAATGGATTTGTCGATGATTATCGCGGTTGGGATTTTACTGATCGCGTTGGATTTCCATTTGACTCAACCGGAGGAGACTATCTTGGTTGGGATAATGATCCAAAAGATGAACAAGGTCACGGCACATATATCTCTGGTATTGCAGGAGCGCAGACAAATAATTTTACAGGTGTCGCCGGAGTTGCACCCAATATTAAACTTGTGAACCTGAGAGCGTTCGATCCCGGTGGTTACGGTGAAGAAGATGACGTCGCAGCAGCTATTCTTTATGCAGTACAAATGGGAGTGAAAGTCCTGAATATGAGTTTTGGTGATTATTCATTTTCTTATGTTTTAAGAGATGTAGTTCAATATGCATATTCAAAAAATTTAGTACTTGTTGGAAGTTCAGGTAATCAAAATTCACCGGATCCTCATTACCCGTCCGGATATTCCGAAGTGATTTCTGTTGGTAACTCAACACAGGATGATTTCCGTGCAGGTAATTCAAATTATGGTTCTACTCTTGATATGATGGCTCCGGGCTCCCAAATAATCACAACCGCAAGAAATAATAATTACGCTTCAATCAGTGGAACTTCTGCTGCAACACCGCACGTAGCAGCAGCAGCAGCATTGATTTTATCACTTGGTGATTTTACCAACGAGGAGGTAAAACAAATTCTAAAAACCACATCCGATGATATTGGTGAACCCGGATGGGATATTTACACCGGTGCAGGTAGATTGAATTTATATCGAGCATTAACTGTTATCGCTCCATCTGTGATAAAGATCAATCATCCAAGACAAGATTTTGCAACACTCGATGATGAACTTGTAATTAATGCTACTGTTCTTTCTCCATTATTTTCTTCTTATGAGCTAGATTATGGTTTAGGTCTGAATCCTTCAAACTGGACATCGTTAATTGAGCAGGGAAGTAATCAGTTTTCAAATGAGAATATATTCACAATAAATTTAACTTCGCTTCCTGATACTGTGTATTGTATTCGGTTAGTTGTCAGTCTGAATAATGGAAGAACGCTGGAAGAGCGTGCTAACTTTTTTATAAGCAGAAATCCACCATTAGCTGAATTAATTTCTACAGGTCCGGCATTCTATGGAGATAAAACCACAATTCTTGCAGCTATTTACACAGATGAACCTACAATCACGAGGATGTATTATCGCAAACCTGGCGAAATTGATTTTAACTTTATTACACTTGACGGATTTACAACGAATAATCAGTTTGTTAAGTATTTACATTATGGCTTCATTCCAAACAGCTGGTTGAACAGAATTCTGCTTATGAAATTTATTTTGAAGCCGAAAATCTTGTTGGTCTTAAGACTATAA
- a CDS encoding T9SS type A sorting domain-containing protein, which yields MAEDIDGDGITEIAVVNSDSSVNIWKVNNDLSLSNPIALYNFTEPWFGINILDAPNSVLADINYDGIKEMWLVDMDGDIFSHNILGPNNYQQGSVISTGFLGSAAYIAVGDYNGDNRDDIAVLLHSIDAIDIAPYYRLLVLNLQNNELNILHDQVFIDASTEFASSFQRAENSIRFADLDNDDRDELIVFMFPYSYVFSHQFVGSNKIISYKENINSNSVFVGDLNNNDVPEVAFPTDQGINFYEFIISNKASTPYDITGYSIDSSTVYLSWQGNVDEYFIYRGLSDDNLELIGTPDPGTTQYADYNLEQNTNYYYAIQAFDLSKPDPYSNLSRVIEVYSHEPGKVISAVGSSSKAVTVHFSEKMSNTIENLQAFKLNGNVFPNSISPASQYSYLLTFRDKIPVGINELEVSGLRDLYGSPIEPSSISFNMDSVIVNPEFFISSFKIVDAYNIRVIFNLEVDEQTASDVNNYIFEPDNKASSASVDATNKKIVNINLNGQKPVGSIGREYVLRVKDIFSSATTGSLKINEGAGSYIVLSSFANDLSDVYVYPNPVQPEIGEGLTFANLPRYAQITIWSVDGTLIGEIGETDGNGGVTFNLRDLSGNTLSSGIYIYRVVMLDASKNEQEEKLGKFAVIK from the coding sequence ATGGCTGAAGATATTGATGGTGATGGCATTACAGAGATTGCAGTAGTTAATTCAGATAGTTCTGTAAATATCTGGAAAGTCAACAATGATCTTTCACTTTCAAACCCTATTGCTTTATATAATTTTACCGAGCCTTGGTTCGGAATTAATATTCTTGATGCACCAAATAGTGTGCTTGCCGATATTAATTACGATGGAATAAAAGAAATGTGGCTGGTTGATATGGATGGAGATATTTTCAGTCACAATATTCTTGGTCCAAATAATTATCAGCAGGGAAGTGTTATAAGTACTGGATTTCTTGGATCAGCAGCTTACATTGCAGTCGGTGATTATAATGGAGATAACAGAGACGATATTGCTGTTTTACTCCATTCAATTGATGCAATAGATATTGCACCATACTACAGATTACTAGTATTGAATCTTCAGAATAATGAACTGAATATTCTGCACGATCAGGTTTTTATTGATGCTTCAACTGAGTTTGCTTCCTCCTTCCAGCGTGCTGAAAACAGCATACGTTTTGCTGACCTTGATAATGACGATAGAGATGAGTTAATAGTTTTTATGTTTCCTTACTCATATGTTTTCAGTCATCAATTTGTTGGATCTAATAAAATTATTTCATATAAAGAAAATATCAATTCCAATTCAGTTTTCGTTGGAGATTTAAATAATAACGATGTTCCTGAAGTTGCTTTCCCGACTGACCAGGGAATTAATTTCTATGAATTTATAATATCGAATAAGGCAAGTACACCATACGATATTACGGGTTATAGCATAGATTCATCCACGGTCTATTTATCATGGCAAGGGAATGTTGATGAGTATTTCATTTATCGAGGGCTTTCAGATGACAATCTTGAGTTGATTGGTACTCCCGACCCTGGAACAACTCAATATGCAGATTATAATCTTGAACAAAACACAAACTACTATTATGCAATACAGGCATTTGATCTTTCAAAGCCTGATCCTTATTCAAATCTATCCCGAGTAATTGAAGTTTACAGCCACGAACCCGGGAAAGTCATTTCTGCAGTTGGATCAAGCAGTAAAGCTGTAACTGTACACTTCTCAGAAAAGATGAGCAACACAATTGAAAATCTACAGGCCTTCAAACTAAACGGAAATGTTTTTCCAAATTCAATTTCACCGGCCAGTCAGTACTCATACCTGCTTACATTCAGAGACAAAATCCCTGTTGGAATAAATGAACTTGAAGTTTCAGGACTGCGAGATCTGTATGGTTCACCGATTGAGCCTTCGAGTATCTCATTTAATATGGATTCAGTAATAGTCAATCCGGAATTTTTTATCAGCTCTTTTAAGATTGTGGATGCTTACAACATCAGAGTAATATTTAATCTTGAAGTTGATGAGCAAACTGCTTCAGATGTTAACAATTATATTTTCGAACCAGATAATAAAGCTTCTTCTGCATCAGTTGATGCAACAAACAAAAAAATCGTTAACATCAATTTGAACGGACAAAAACCTGTTGGATCAATCGGCAGGGAATATGTGTTGAGAGTGAAAGACATATTTTCATCTGCAACTACAGGAAGCTTGAAGATAAATGAAGGCGCAGGAAGTTATATTGTTCTTTCTTCGTTTGCAAATGATCTTTCAGATGTTTACGTGTATCCTAATCCTGTTCAGCCAGAGATTGGAGAAGGATTGACTTTTGCAAACCTCCCACGATATGCACAGATAACCATCTGGTCAGTAGATGGAACTTTGATCGGAGAGATTGGAGAAACAGATGGTAATGGAGGTGTTACGTTTAATTTAAGAGATTTGAGCGGCAATACACTTTCATCAGGAATTTATATTTACAGAGTTGTTATGCTTGATGCGTCGAAAAATGAGCAGGAAGAAAAACTAGGCAAGTTTGCTGTGATTAAATGA
- a CDS encoding CDP-alcohol phosphatidyltransferase family protein, whose translation MSSDKIFNVSNSLSFLRLLLVIPAWIAFINFDQTSRYIVAGIGIFAAITDILDGFLARKLNQITEFGKIIDPLADKVLVVFVVLNLFLIGDIPEYYFYLIVARDFLILIGGLIVSKKLGKVLPSDYIGKATVLAISFTLLMILLNVDKQSLPYLILYYSSIVLIFLSFINYVIKAVKALNQNT comes from the coding sequence ATGAGCAGCGATAAAATTTTTAATGTTTCCAACTCGTTAAGTTTTCTCAGACTTCTTTTAGTAATCCCTGCCTGGATTGCATTCATTAATTTTGACCAAACGTCACGTTACATCGTAGCTGGTATTGGAATCTTTGCTGCAATAACTGATATTCTTGACGGATTTCTCGCACGCAAGCTCAACCAAATAACCGAGTTTGGTAAAATAATCGATCCGCTTGCTGATAAAGTTCTGGTTGTTTTTGTTGTATTAAATTTATTTCTGATTGGGGATATTCCGGAGTATTATTTCTATTTGATCGTGGCAAGAGATTTTCTGATTTTGATTGGTGGATTGATAGTGTCAAAAAAACTCGGAAAGGTGCTGCCTTCAGATTATATCGGTAAGGCTACAGTGCTTGCTATTTCATTTACTCTTCTTATGATTTTATTGAATGTTGATAAACAAAGTTTGCCTTATTTAATATTGTACTACTCGAGTATTGTTCTAATTTTCTTATCATTTATAAACTATGTAATCAAGGCTGTAAAGGCTTTAAATCAAAATACTTAA
- the ftsY gene encoding signal recognition particle-docking protein FtsY: protein MKLFNNINLNRLKEGLNKTREKLVNKITETFSGKAIIDDNTLDELENILISSDMGADLSEKIINNLRKNLKSESDRTLPNIINLLKVELLQIIQNSQEYSLKNTEDTPHVILIVGVNGVGKTTTIGKLANNFKQAGNKVIVGAADTFRAAANEQLDIWTQRAGVEIVKLGIGTDPSSVAFETVRKSIDGRYDIVLIDTAGRLQSKINLMNELGKINRAIDKVLPGAPHETYLVLDATLGQNAITQASEFARVINLTGLILTKLDGTARGGTIFQICDAQKIPVKYIGVGEKLDDLQTFDPKLFVDALFKNSVAE, encoded by the coding sequence ATGAAATTATTTAATAATATTAATCTGAATCGGCTCAAAGAAGGTTTAAATAAAACCCGTGAGAAACTGGTAAACAAGATTACCGAGACTTTTTCCGGAAAAGCTATAATTGATGATAATACTTTAGATGAACTTGAAAATATTTTGATATCCTCTGATATGGGCGCAGATCTATCAGAAAAAATAATTAATAATCTTAGAAAAAATCTGAAATCCGAGAGTGACAGGACTCTGCCAAACATCATAAATTTATTAAAGGTTGAGCTGCTTCAGATAATTCAAAACTCTCAGGAATATTCACTAAAAAATACTGAAGATACTCCTCACGTAATCCTGATTGTAGGTGTGAATGGAGTAGGGAAGACCACAACGATTGGCAAACTAGCTAATAACTTTAAGCAAGCCGGTAATAAAGTTATAGTCGGTGCAGCAGATACATTCAGAGCTGCTGCAAATGAGCAGCTGGATATCTGGACTCAACGTGCCGGAGTTGAAATAGTAAAACTTGGTATTGGTACTGATCCTTCATCAGTTGCATTTGAAACTGTCAGGAAATCAATAGATGGAAGGTACGACATAGTTTTAATTGATACTGCAGGAAGACTTCAAAGTAAAATAAATTTAATGAATGAACTTGGTAAAATTAACAGAGCTATTGACAAAGTGCTCCCCGGTGCTCCTCACGAAACCTATCTTGTTCTGGATGCAACGCTCGGTCAAAATGCGATTACACAAGCTTCAGAATTTGCTCGGGTCATTAATTTGACAGGACTCATCCTAACAAAATTAGATGGTACTGCCCGAGGAGGAACAATCTTTCAGATATGCGATGCACAAAAAATACCGGTTAAATATATTGGTGTCGGTGAAAAACTGGATGATCTTCAAACTTTCGACCCGAAACTATTTGTGGATGCATTATTTAAGAATAGCGTGGCTGAATAA